A single genomic interval of Agromyces cerinus harbors:
- a CDS encoding citrate synthase: MSDVRNNAAGETPQTATLSFGSTTAELPVHRAVQGNSSIDVSTLTRQTGLTALDYGFVNTASTRSAITYIDGEQGILRYRGYPIEELAANSTFLEVAWLLIYGELPTADQLGEFDEKIRHHTLLHEDLKRFFSSLPHTAHPMSVLSSAVSALSTYYEDSTDPNDPEQVELTMVRLLAKLPVIAAYAHKKSIGQAFLYPDNSLSFVDNFLKLNFGNMAEPFQVDPVLSTALDRLLILHEDHEQNASTSTVRLVGSTGANLYASISAGIQALSGPLHGGANEAVLQMLGRIRDSGEGVEKFVERVKNKEDGVKLMGFGHRVYKNYDPRATIVKQSADEVLAGLGVADPLLDIAKELEQFALQDDYFKERRLYPNVDFYTGVIYKAMGFPTRMFTVLFAIGRLPGWMAHWREMNLDPQTKIGRPQQLYIGEPERHHPSA, encoded by the coding sequence GTGAGCGACGTCCGGAACAATGCGGCCGGGGAGACCCCCCAGACCGCGACCCTGAGCTTCGGCAGCACCACCGCCGAACTGCCCGTCCATCGTGCGGTGCAGGGCAACTCGAGCATCGACGTGTCGACGCTGACCCGTCAGACCGGGCTCACCGCGCTCGACTACGGGTTCGTCAACACCGCGTCGACGCGGTCCGCGATCACGTACATCGACGGCGAGCAGGGCATCCTGCGCTACCGCGGGTACCCGATCGAGGAACTCGCGGCGAACTCGACGTTCCTCGAGGTCGCGTGGCTGCTCATCTACGGTGAGCTGCCGACCGCCGACCAGCTGGGCGAGTTCGACGAGAAGATCCGTCACCACACGCTGCTGCACGAAGACCTGAAGCGCTTCTTCTCGTCGCTGCCGCACACGGCGCACCCCATGTCGGTGCTCTCGAGCGCCGTGTCGGCCCTCTCGACGTACTACGAGGACTCGACCGACCCGAACGACCCCGAGCAGGTCGAGCTCACCATGGTGCGCCTGCTCGCGAAGCTGCCGGTCATCGCGGCCTACGCGCACAAGAAGTCGATCGGCCAGGCGTTCCTGTACCCCGACAACTCGCTGTCGTTCGTCGACAACTTCCTGAAGCTCAACTTCGGCAACATGGCCGAGCCGTTCCAGGTCGACCCGGTGCTCTCCACCGCGCTCGACCGGCTGCTCATCCTGCATGAAGACCATGAGCAGAATGCGTCGACCTCGACCGTGCGCCTCGTCGGTTCGACCGGCGCGAACCTCTACGCCTCGATCTCCGCGGGCATCCAGGCGCTCTCGGGTCCGCTCCACGGCGGCGCCAACGAGGCCGTGCTGCAGATGCTCGGCCGCATCCGCGACTCCGGCGAAGGCGTCGAGAAGTTCGTCGAGCGCGTGAAGAACAAGGAAGACGGCGTGAAGCTCATGGGCTTCGGGCACCGTGTCTACAAGAACTACGACCCGCGGGCGACGATCGTCAAGCAGTCGGCCGACGAGGTGCTCGCCGGACTCGGCGTCGCCGACCCGTTGCTCGACATCGCCAAGGAGCTCGAGCAGTTCGCCCTGCAGGACGACTACTTCAAGGAGCGTCGTCTCTACCCGAACGTCGACTTCTACACCGGCGTCATCTACAAGGCGATGGGCTTCCCGACGCGCATGTTCACCGTGCTCTTCGCGATCGGCCGCCTGCCCGGCTGGATGGCGCACTGGCGCGAGATGAACCTCGACCCGCAGACGAAGATCGGGCGACCGCAGCAGCTCTACATCGGCGAGCCCGAGCGGCACCACCCCTCGGCCTGA
- the dapC gene encoding succinyldiaminopimelate transaminase has translation MARGDLPDYPWDLMAPFRERAAAHPEGVVDLSIGSPVDPTPVLVREALANATDAHAYPQTTGTDELRGAIIDWFARRRGVTGLTEANVLPTVGSKELVALLPFLLGLGEGDVVVHPRAAYPSYEMGAVLVGATSMASDDPAEWPAATKLVWLNSPGNPDGRVLTIDELRAARERALELDAIIVGDECYAELGWEGEWADGPIPSLLDPRVVGDSRRNTLVAYSLSKQSNMAGYRTAFIAGCRTVIGRITTVRKHAGLMLPQPLQAAMIAALRDDEHVAEQKARYRARRELLKPALEAAGFRVDRSEAGLYLWATEGRDGWDSIGRLADLGIVAGPGHFYGVHHPEHVRLSLTATDERIAAAAERLRAAAAA, from the coding sequence ATGGCTCGCGGCGACCTGCCCGACTACCCGTGGGACCTCATGGCGCCGTTCCGTGAGCGTGCGGCGGCGCATCCCGAGGGGGTCGTCGACCTGTCGATCGGCTCGCCGGTCGACCCCACACCGGTGCTCGTGCGCGAGGCGCTCGCGAATGCGACCGATGCCCACGCCTACCCGCAGACCACCGGCACCGACGAGCTCCGCGGCGCGATCATCGACTGGTTCGCCCGCCGACGAGGGGTGACCGGGCTCACCGAGGCCAACGTGCTGCCCACGGTCGGATCCAAGGAACTGGTCGCGCTCCTGCCGTTCCTGCTGGGGCTCGGCGAAGGCGACGTCGTCGTGCACCCCCGGGCGGCCTATCCCAGCTACGAGATGGGCGCCGTGCTCGTCGGCGCCACGTCGATGGCCTCCGACGACCCTGCGGAGTGGCCGGCCGCGACGAAGCTCGTGTGGCTGAACAGCCCGGGCAACCCCGACGGCCGGGTGCTCACGATCGACGAGTTGCGCGCCGCGCGCGAGCGCGCCCTCGAACTCGACGCGATCATCGTCGGCGACGAGTGCTACGCCGAGCTCGGCTGGGAGGGCGAGTGGGCGGATGGCCCGATCCCGAGCCTGCTCGACCCGCGCGTCGTCGGCGACAGCCGCCGCAACACGCTCGTCGCCTACTCGCTGTCGAAGCAGTCGAACATGGCCGGCTACCGCACCGCCTTCATCGCGGGCTGCCGTACCGTCATCGGGCGCATCACGACCGTGCGCAAGCACGCGGGACTCATGCTCCCGCAGCCGCTGCAGGCCGCGATGATCGCCGCGCTCCGCGACGACGAGCACGTCGCCGAGCAGAAGGCGCGCTACCGTGCGCGTCGCGAGCTGTTGAAGCCCGCACTCGAGGCCGCCGGCTTCCGTGTCGACCGCAGCGAGGCGGGGCTCTACCTCTGGGCGACCGAGGGACGCGACGGGTGGGACTCGATCGGCCGGCTCGCCGACCTCGGCATCGTCGCAGGCCCGGGCCACTTCTACGGCGTGCACCACCCCGAGCACGTGCGACTGTCGCTGACGGCGACCGACGAGCGCATCGCGGCCGCGGCCGAGCGACTCCGGGCCGCCGCCGCGGCGTGA
- the fdxA gene encoding ferredoxin, giving the protein MTYVIALPCVDVKDRACIDECPVDCIYEGERSLYIHPDECVDCGACEPVCPVEAIYYEDDLPEMWADYYKANVEFFDDIGSPGGAAKIGVIPKDHPVIAVLPPQAH; this is encoded by the coding sequence GTGACCTATGTCATCGCCCTTCCGTGCGTCGACGTCAAAGACCGCGCCTGCATCGACGAATGCCCCGTCGACTGCATCTACGAGGGTGAGCGCTCGCTCTACATCCACCCCGACGAATGCGTCGACTGCGGTGCGTGCGAGCCGGTCTGCCCCGTCGAGGCGATCTACTACGAAGACGACCTGCCCGAGATGTGGGCCGACTACTACAAGGCCAACGTCGAGTTCTTCGACGACATCGGCTCGCCCGGCGGCGCGGCCAAGATCGGCGTCATTCCGAAGGACCACCCCGTGATCGCGGTGCTCCCTCCTCAGGCGCACTGA